The following are encoded together in the Dickeya lacustris genome:
- the matP gene encoding macrodomain Ter protein MatP: protein MKYQQLKNLESGWKWKYLVKKHREGEPITRFVEQSAADEAVAQLLAMESQPVKVLEWMRHFMNPALENRMKQTIRARRKRHFNAEHQHTRKKSIDLEFLVWQRLAALAQRRGITLSDTIVQLIEDAEYKEKYASQMSVLKHDLAAILEPSSTKQPSAVKSSN, encoded by the coding sequence ATGAAATATCAGCAGTTAAAAAATCTTGAATCCGGCTGGAAGTGGAAATATCTGGTCAAAAAACATCGTGAAGGTGAACCCATTACACGATTTGTTGAACAGAGCGCGGCAGATGAAGCGGTGGCACAACTGCTGGCGATGGAGAGTCAGCCGGTGAAGGTGCTGGAATGGATGAGACATTTCATGAATCCAGCGCTGGAGAACCGGATGAAGCAGACAATACGCGCTCGTCGCAAACGGCATTTTAACGCAGAGCATCAGCACACTCGCAAGAAGTCTATCGATCTGGAGTTTTTGGTTTGGCAGCGTTTGGCTGCTCTTGCGCAGCGACGCGGCATAACGTTGTCTGACACTATCGTACAATTAATCGAAGATGCTGAATATAAAGAGAAGTACGCCAGTCAGATGTCGGTATTGAAGCATGATCTGGCCGCGATCCTTGAACCCTCGTCAACAAAACAGCCCTCAGCGGTGAAAAGCTCAAATTAA
- a CDS encoding AAA family ATPase produces the protein MTNNRLEWQQLLPDHTPYQTLFSQAAQLAPAEFATVQPRLADALTIFCHPRSPSRFMLLKAQENDAYLALIDHAIDQLAQPSGTLHGCRYQINGHQISCHPAQYPDDNFAATQHSAYQEWIESEQLFGCVRLFQDQVSLQPGLIHKVNGGTLILTARTLLAQPLMWLRLKQIILSKQYHWLSPDEGKPLPVSIPPMPVDLRLVILGDRDSLADIHDIEPELGELAIYGEFESQLQLIDPEDMVHWCAYINALCLEHQLPVLSADAWPELFTLAVRYSGDQGNVPLCPQWLVHQLNHAMLYTREDEITAQAITDAVTTRRWREGYLAERMQDEIELGQILIETEGDVVGQVNGLSVLEYPGYPLTVGEPTRISCVVHPGDGELTDVERKAELGGNLHAKGMMIMQAFLIAELELEQQLPFSASIVFEQSYSEVDGDSASLAELSALISALSQQPISQQLAVTGSVDQFGHVQPIGGVNEKIEGFFEVCQRRGLTGQQGVIIPATNQRHLCLQQEVIDAVKDGTFHIYVVESVAEALTILTGVPYNDEQQPSLLATIRERIAQLLPQERRRFPWFFR, from the coding sequence TTGACCAATAACCGACTCGAATGGCAGCAATTACTGCCCGATCATACGCCATATCAGACATTATTCTCTCAGGCAGCTCAACTTGCTCCCGCCGAGTTTGCAACGGTGCAGCCTCGTCTTGCTGATGCACTGACGATTTTCTGCCACCCTCGTTCGCCTTCTCGTTTTATGCTATTGAAAGCACAAGAGAATGATGCTTACCTGGCACTGATTGATCACGCTATTGACCAATTAGCACAGCCATCCGGTACGTTGCATGGCTGCCGTTATCAGATTAACGGGCACCAAATTAGCTGTCACCCGGCACAGTATCCCGATGATAATTTCGCAGCCACACAGCATAGCGCTTACCAAGAGTGGATAGAGTCAGAGCAATTGTTTGGCTGCGTGCGTCTCTTTCAAGACCAAGTCAGCCTCCAGCCGGGATTGATCCATAAGGTAAACGGCGGAACCTTAATTCTCACCGCGCGCACCTTATTAGCGCAGCCGCTTATGTGGCTAAGACTAAAGCAAATTATCCTCAGCAAGCAGTATCACTGGCTGTCGCCAGATGAAGGCAAACCGTTGCCCGTCAGTATTCCCCCGATGCCTGTCGATTTGCGTCTGGTCATACTGGGCGATCGCGACAGTCTGGCTGACATCCACGACATTGAGCCGGAACTTGGCGAGCTGGCGATTTATGGCGAGTTTGAATCGCAACTGCAATTGATTGACCCGGAAGATATGGTGCATTGGTGTGCGTATATCAATGCATTGTGTCTTGAGCATCAGTTGCCGGTTCTTTCGGCTGATGCCTGGCCTGAGCTCTTCACGCTTGCCGTGCGCTATAGTGGCGATCAGGGTAACGTCCCACTTTGCCCACAGTGGCTAGTGCATCAACTCAACCATGCGATGCTTTATACCCGTGAAGATGAGATTACCGCACAAGCCATTACCGACGCGGTCACAACCCGCCGCTGGCGCGAGGGGTATCTTGCCGAACGGATGCAAGATGAAATCGAATTAGGCCAAATACTGATCGAAACCGAGGGGGATGTCGTCGGCCAGGTCAATGGATTGTCCGTGCTGGAATACCCCGGCTATCCGCTAACGGTGGGGGAACCTACCCGTATTAGTTGCGTCGTTCATCCCGGCGACGGCGAGCTAACGGATGTCGAGCGTAAAGCGGAATTAGGTGGCAACCTGCACGCCAAAGGCATGATGATCATGCAGGCATTCCTGATAGCTGAACTGGAACTGGAACAGCAGCTCCCCTTCTCCGCCTCTATCGTCTTCGAACAATCTTACAGCGAAGTAGACGGTGATAGCGCTTCACTGGCGGAACTGAGCGCATTAATCAGCGCACTATCGCAACAGCCTATCAGCCAACAGTTAGCTGTGACCGGCTCGGTCGATCAGTTCGGTCATGTGCAGCCAATTGGCGGGGTGAATGAAAAAATCGAAGGGTTTTTCGAGGTTTGTCAGCGACGAGGCCTAACAGGCCAGCAGGGGGTCATTATTCCGGCAACCAATCAACGGCATCTCTGCCTGCAGCAAGAGGTGATTGATGCGGTCAAAGACGGCACCTTCCACATTTACGTCGTAGAGTCTGTGGCGGAAGCCCTGACTATCTTGACTGGCGTTCCGTATAATGACGAGCAACAGCCAAGCCTGCTGGCGACGATTCGTGAACGTATAGCACAACTGTTACCTCAAGAGCGGCGGCGTTTCCCTTGGTTTTTCCGCTAA
- the fabA gene encoding bifunctional 3-hydroxydecanoyl-ACP dehydratase/trans-2-decenoyl-ACP isomerase produces the protein MVDKRDSYSKEDLFASGRGELFGPQGPQLPAGNMLMMDRVISMTEEGGLHGKGYVEAELDIQPDLWFFGCHFIGDPVMPGCLGLDAMWQLVGFYLGWLGGEGKGRALGVGEVKFTGQVLPDAKKVTYRIHFKRVINRKLIMGIADGEVLVDGRLIYTATDLKVGLFKDTSTF, from the coding sequence ATGGTAGATAAACGCGATTCCTATTCCAAAGAAGACCTTTTCGCCAGCGGCCGGGGTGAACTGTTTGGCCCACAGGGCCCACAATTACCCGCCGGTAACATGCTGATGATGGATCGTGTCATCTCAATGACCGAAGAAGGCGGCCTTCATGGAAAAGGTTATGTGGAAGCAGAACTGGATATTCAGCCGGATCTGTGGTTCTTCGGTTGCCATTTTATCGGTGATCCGGTAATGCCTGGTTGTCTGGGTCTGGATGCCATGTGGCAGTTAGTCGGGTTCTATCTGGGCTGGCTGGGCGGTGAAGGTAAAGGCCGCGCATTAGGCGTAGGTGAAGTCAAGTTCACCGGACAAGTCCTGCCAGATGCCAAAAAAGTGACCTATCGCATCCACTTTAAGCGTGTTATCAACCGTAAACTGATCATGGGTATTGCCGATGGTGAAGTGCTGGTCGATGGCCGCCTCATCTATACCGCCACTGACCTGAAAGTTGGCCTGTTTAAAGATACCAGCACGTTCTAA
- a CDS encoding RpiB/LacA/LacB family sugar-phosphate isomerase codes for MKIALINENSQAAKNAIIAAALTKAVEPLGHTVDNYGQYAVEDAAQLTYIQNGILAAILLNSGAADFVVTGCGTGQGAMLACNSFPGVICGLVVDPSDAYLFSQINNGNAVSLPYAKGFGWGAELNLENLFTQLFKEEGGRGYPSDRVVPQQRNKKILDAVKEVTYRDLITILKGLDQDLVKGAIAGPKFQEYFFANSKDAELTSFIKSLLA; via the coding sequence ATGAAAATTGCACTGATTAACGAGAACAGCCAGGCGGCCAAAAACGCCATCATCGCAGCAGCCTTGACCAAAGCCGTAGAGCCGCTGGGCCATACTGTTGACAACTATGGCCAATACGCCGTTGAAGATGCCGCACAGCTGACCTATATCCAGAATGGTATTCTGGCTGCCATCCTGCTGAACTCCGGCGCGGCTGATTTTGTCGTAACAGGTTGCGGTACTGGTCAGGGTGCAATGCTCGCATGTAACTCTTTCCCGGGCGTTATCTGCGGTCTGGTTGTTGACCCGTCTGACGCTTATCTGTTTTCTCAGATCAACAACGGCAACGCCGTCTCTCTGCCGTATGCTAAAGGTTTCGGCTGGGGTGCTGAATTGAACCTGGAAAACCTGTTTACCCAGTTATTTAAAGAAGAAGGCGGCCGTGGTTATCCGAGCGATCGCGTTGTTCCGCAGCAGCGTAACAAAAAAATTCTGGATGCAGTGAAAGAAGTAACCTACCGCGACCTGATCACTATCCTGAAAGGTCTGGATCAGGATCTGGTTAAAGGTGCAATCGCCGGCCCGAAATTCCAGGAATACTTCTTCGCCAACAGCAAAGACGCTGAACTGACCAGCTTCATCAAATCCCTGCTGGCCTAA
- a CDS encoding LysR family transcriptional regulator, with amino-acid sequence MRRDEIADLTAFVVVAEERSFTKAALRLGMAQSALSQIIRRVEERLGLRLLARTTRSVAPTEAGERLLAKLGPMLHDLDLMMSSLGELRDRPSGTIRLTTVEHAAKTILMPAIERLLPENPEIQIEINVDHALVDIVANQFDAGIRLGGEIDRDMIAMRIGPDIPMAIVASPAYLARFPAPQIPTEIVNHNVINFRLPTSGTVIGWRLMSDGREIKVKGKGQLVVNTVELLVNAVLDGHGLGYIHLDQVQGFIDSGELIQVLDKFTPDIPGYHLYYPHRKHHSSAFSLLVETLRYRH; translated from the coding sequence TTGCGTCGCGATGAAATTGCAGATCTGACCGCGTTTGTGGTTGTTGCTGAAGAACGTAGCTTTACCAAAGCGGCCCTCCGCCTGGGGATGGCACAATCAGCCCTGAGCCAGATAATTCGCCGTGTTGAGGAACGCCTGGGTCTGCGACTTCTGGCACGCACGACACGAAGTGTTGCGCCAACAGAAGCTGGAGAGCGCCTGCTTGCAAAGCTTGGCCCGATGCTTCATGACCTCGACCTTATGATGAGCTCTCTCGGTGAGCTGCGCGACCGGCCTTCAGGAACGATTCGGCTCACGACGGTGGAACATGCGGCAAAGACAATACTCATGCCTGCCATTGAGCGATTGCTACCAGAAAACCCAGAAATTCAAATTGAAATCAATGTTGACCATGCATTGGTGGACATCGTGGCCAATCAGTTTGATGCGGGCATCCGCCTTGGGGGAGAGATAGACAGGGACATGATTGCTATGCGGATTGGGCCAGACATCCCGATGGCAATCGTTGCCAGTCCGGCCTATCTGGCAAGATTTCCGGCACCCCAAATACCCACTGAGATAGTCAATCATAACGTCATCAACTTCCGGCTGCCAACATCTGGCACAGTAATAGGATGGCGGCTGATGAGTGACGGACGTGAAATAAAAGTTAAAGGTAAAGGACAACTGGTCGTGAATACTGTTGAGCTACTGGTCAACGCAGTGCTTGATGGCCATGGTCTGGGATATATTCATCTTGATCAAGTGCAAGGTTTTATCGATAGCGGAGAACTTATCCAGGTACTCGATAAATTCACACCGGACATACCGGGTTATCATCTTTACTATCCTCATCGCAAGCACCACTCTTCTGCGTTCTCTTTACTCGTAGAAACTCTCCGATATCGCCACTAA
- a CDS encoding YybH family protein: MSKTLNEELVKIEAATVAYLTAFNRADIPALLETYTHDGVLMGPGRPASIGKDELALAYNSVFETTGFSMKYEIKEVEQISPDWAFVRSATEGTETNKATGIATPSAYQELFLLHKPAAGAWQIARYCTTKISS, from the coding sequence ATGAGTAAGACATTGAATGAAGAACTGGTGAAAATTGAAGCGGCAACAGTAGCTTATCTGACTGCATTTAATCGTGCCGACATCCCTGCTTTACTCGAAACCTATACTCATGATGGCGTGCTTATGGGGCCAGGCAGGCCAGCGTCAATAGGCAAGGATGAGCTTGCGCTCGCCTATAATAGCGTATTTGAAACAACCGGCTTCAGTATGAAATATGAAATAAAGGAAGTGGAGCAAATCAGCCCAGACTGGGCATTCGTTCGAAGCGCGACGGAAGGGACAGAAACAAACAAGGCAACGGGTATCGCCACGCCATCGGCTTATCAGGAGCTGTTTCTGCTACATAAACCCGCCGCTGGCGCATGGCAGATTGCCCGATACTGCACGACCAAGATAAGTTCATAA
- a CDS encoding AraC family transcriptional regulator, whose amino-acid sequence MNAQANLDTGELASLIGKIAQIDGDYDTLIPALKLRRCSSTTDPKPCIYGLGLVLIVQGSKRITQGDEVFDYGAGQSLITTVDMPVVAYVTRASHTAPFLGMWLALDARLIAQVAAEMEFTTPLPISTARGISLVTLEPGLQDALTRLLRLLAEPSLIPLLAPLIQQEIVVRLLNGGHGASLRRLVAIGSPSQQIAKTITWIKQHYTENISMDGLAEKAHMSASTFRQHFRAVVGVSPLQYLKNLRLLDARQLMLNERLDAGTAATRVGYESASQFSREYSRLFGNPPNRDIKRMRESTQIKDNHGHSPGKPIVITTGLT is encoded by the coding sequence ATGAACGCTCAAGCAAACCTGGACACTGGTGAACTTGCCAGCCTAATAGGTAAAATTGCACAAATCGACGGAGACTATGACACATTGATCCCGGCGCTAAAGCTTCGGCGTTGCAGCTCAACCACCGATCCGAAGCCTTGTATCTACGGTCTTGGCCTTGTCTTGATTGTGCAAGGCAGTAAGAGGATCACTCAGGGAGATGAGGTGTTTGACTATGGTGCCGGGCAATCTCTTATCACCACGGTGGACATGCCTGTTGTCGCGTATGTGACGCGTGCCAGCCACACCGCCCCTTTTCTTGGCATGTGGCTGGCGCTTGACGCGCGCCTCATCGCTCAGGTGGCAGCCGAAATGGAGTTTACGACGCCGCTTCCGATTTCAACAGCCCGGGGAATATCCCTGGTGACACTGGAGCCTGGCTTACAGGATGCGCTGACCCGGCTACTCAGACTGTTGGCCGAACCGTCGCTGATCCCTCTTCTCGCGCCCTTAATTCAACAGGAAATTGTGGTTCGCTTGCTGAATGGTGGGCACGGTGCCAGCCTGCGCCGCCTCGTTGCTATCGGCTCTCCCAGCCAGCAAATTGCCAAAACGATTACATGGATTAAACAGCACTACACGGAAAATATTTCGATGGATGGGCTTGCTGAAAAGGCCCACATGAGTGCGTCCACTTTTCGGCAGCATTTTCGCGCAGTTGTCGGGGTGAGCCCCTTACAATACCTGAAAAACTTGCGCCTGCTTGATGCCCGGCAACTGATGCTCAATGAGCGTCTGGATGCAGGCACGGCCGCCACGCGGGTCGGGTACGAAAGCGCATCCCAGTTCAGCCGGGAATATAGCCGATTATTTGGAAACCCGCCGAATCGAGATATCAAAAGGATGCGCGAGTCCACCCAGATAAAAGATAATCATGGTCACTCACCGGGAAAGCCTATTGTTATAACAACGGGTTTAACCTGA
- a CDS encoding NADH-dependent flavin oxidoreductase yields the protein MAPTTSRLVQPFAFKNGLTLRNRAVMAPMTTWSANPDGTISDQEVAYYRARVNGVGMVITGCTHVTADGIGFTDEFASHDDRFIPSLSRLAHAAKSGGALAILQIFHAGNKALPHLVPNGRVVSASALQVPPSPFNNAEVTTHALSETEIEALIIAFGETTRRAIEAGFDGIELHGAHGFLIQNFFSPMFNQRDDKWGGSLDNRMRFPLAIVREVQRVIAEHAKRPFLLGYRLSPEEAGEGALRIDDSYVLIDQLIEAGIDYLHASLFDIPNARPADYSGEHTTAELLVEHVAERIPLIAAGLIRTPSDAENALSAGLSLVAIGQGLVMNPTWVELAGEGRETEIATALAADRVPLLAIPDKLWGVIQMAQGWFPLVEATPPTAE from the coding sequence ATGGCCCCAACCACATCGAGGCTGGTTCAGCCTTTTGCTTTCAAGAACGGACTGACCCTGCGTAATCGCGCCGTCATGGCACCGATGACCACATGGTCGGCAAACCCGGATGGCACTATCTCTGATCAAGAAGTGGCTTACTATCGTGCCCGGGTCAACGGCGTTGGCATGGTAATCACCGGGTGTACGCACGTAACAGCGGATGGCATCGGTTTTACTGACGAATTCGCCAGTCATGATGATCGCTTCATTCCCAGCCTCAGTCGCCTCGCACACGCGGCTAAAAGCGGCGGTGCTCTCGCTATATTGCAGATTTTCCACGCAGGCAATAAAGCCTTACCCCACCTCGTACCGAATGGGCGCGTTGTCAGCGCCAGTGCATTACAGGTGCCGCCCAGCCCCTTCAATAACGCTGAAGTGACCACTCACGCTCTGAGCGAGACAGAAATTGAAGCGCTCATCATCGCTTTCGGTGAAACCACTCGTCGCGCCATTGAAGCCGGCTTTGATGGCATCGAGTTGCATGGTGCTCATGGCTTTCTCATCCAGAATTTCTTCTCGCCCATGTTTAACCAGCGCGACGATAAATGGGGGGGCTCGCTCGACAACCGTATGCGTTTCCCCTTAGCCATAGTGCGCGAAGTCCAGCGGGTAATTGCTGAACATGCCAAACGGCCTTTCTTGCTTGGCTACCGTCTATCGCCAGAAGAGGCCGGTGAAGGCGCTCTGCGTATCGATGATAGCTACGTGTTAATTGACCAACTGATTGAAGCAGGCATCGACTACCTTCATGCGTCGCTCTTTGACATCCCTAACGCCAGGCCTGCTGACTACAGCGGCGAGCATACAACCGCAGAGTTACTTGTTGAGCATGTCGCAGAGCGTATTCCGCTCATCGCAGCGGGCCTGATTCGAACCCCCAGCGACGCCGAAAACGCGTTAAGCGCAGGATTATCACTGGTCGCCATTGGGCAAGGCCTGGTGATGAACCCAACCTGGGTCGAGCTCGCAGGCGAAGGCCGGGAAACCGAGATTGCCACTGCGCTAGCTGCCGATCGCGTGCCATTACTGGCCATTCCCGACAAATTGTGGGGCGTTATCCAGATGGCACAGGGGTGGTTTCCTCTCGTTGAAGCAACGCCGCCTACCGCCGAATAA